The sequence GTCTTCCCGAACCTCGAGTCGGGTAACATCGGCTACAAGCTGCTCCAGCGACTCGGCGGCGCCGACGCCATTGGTCCGATGCTGGTCGGCATGGACGAGCCGGTCCACGTCCTCCAGCGGGGCGACGAGGTCAAGGACATCGTGAATCTGGCCGGCGTTGCGGTCGTCGACGCGCAGAAAGAGTAGCGAGGGATCGTAGATCCCTGAACGAACGGGGACCGAAGTGACCCGTGAGTAGCGCGGTCCCGACCGCTCACCGCGACCGAATTTTCGGCATTTCCTCGAGACGGTTTGGGAGAGCCGTTAGGACGGGTGCACGCTGGGTACGATAATTAGGACGCGTTCCACTCCCGAAACGCTCCGTCGCTGTCGGAGTCGGTCTCAGTGCCGACGTCCTCGAACGTGACGCCGCCGTAGGCGACGCTGCTGCCGGCTCCCGAGTAGACGCCCGCATCGCCGCAGTCCGCCGCTCGCGCGGTCGTCAGCGTCGCATCGACGTCCGCTCGGAAGCGGAACGCCTGATCCCTCGCGCCCGTGGCCGTCACGGCGCTCAGCTTCAGGTCGTCCATGTCGTCGAAGAGGATCGCGTTCGTGAACTCGCCGTCGACGACGGTGTTCGAGATCTCGGCGCCGTCGAATCCGGCCGCGTACAGCCCCGAGCCGGCGGCCAGCCCTCTGTTATCGGTTCTGATCGTGACGTTGGTAACCGTCAGCTCTCGGCGGCCGCCCTTGACGTGTCCGAGCGAGATCCCTCGCGCGTTCTCGATACACGAGACGGAGTCGATCGTTAGGTCCTCGATCTCGTCGCCGGTGTCGCCTCGGATCGCCGAATAGAGGCAGCCAGTAATGTATCCGTTGCTGATCGTGATCGACTCGTTTCCGTTCCGGTGGATGTGGACGCCGTACTCCGGACCGTTCTCGGGGTCGATCTCGAAGTTCTCGAGGGTGCAGTTCCGCGTCGGGGTGCCGTCGCTCCCGGCCAGTAGCTCCTCGCCGCCGTTCCAGACGCTGTTCGACGCGATTTCCGTGGTCTGGTTGTCGAACTGAATTGGCGCGTCCGAGTCGGCCTCGCCGCCTCGAGTCGCCCAGTAGCCGTCAATTCCGACGTTTTTCGAGGACACGACGTCGATGTGGTGATAGTAGATCCGGTCGCCGTAGATCCGTTCCAGTCGGACGTTTTCCGCGTGTGCGGGCATGATCCCGTTCGTGGCCGGCGAATCGATTCGGACGTTGCAAATCCCCCAGTTCGACGCGCCGTCGAAATCGACCGCGTCGTAGCCCCTGTTGGAGAGCAGCGCCCGGCCGTCCTCGTCGTCGGGGCGCGTTCCCTCGAGGACCGTCGAGCGACCCGCGCCCAGCAGGATCGTATCATCGCCGATCAGCGGCGTCCGCTCGAAGAGGTACCGACCCGGCGGGAAGTAGACGATCCCGCCGCCGGCGTCCTCGACGTCCGCGAGGAGGTCGTGGACGGCCGCGCCGACTTCCGTCTCGCCGTCGCCCTCGATCCCATGGGCTTCGACGTTCCAGACGGGGGTTTCCTCGGTGCGCGCGTGGACGAACTGCGCCGCCTCGAAGTGGCTCGTTCCCGGCACCGGTTGCTCCGAACAGCCCTTGCCGCCGAAGTACGTCCAGTCCTCGCTCGAGGCGTCCCAGCGCCACGTGATCTCCTGATCGGTCGCGTGGTAGAGTTCGTCGTCGTACTCGCCCTCGTCGGGGCGGTCGGCGATCGGTCCTCGAACGATCGCGTGTCGGTCGACGGCTTCGACCGTGTCGGTGTGATCCCACGCGTCGCCCTCCTCGAACGTCCCGAGTCCGAGCCGCGGCGTTCGATCGCTCACGATTACTCGCCTCCGTGTCCGTATTTTCGCCCGTAGGCGGTTCCGTAACTGACGGCGTCGACCGACGCGTCGCTTTCCGAGCAGCCGGCCAGCAGGAGGGAGGTACCCGAGACCGCGACGAGTACGTCCCGTCGGCGGGGTCCTGAATCGGTCATACGCCCTGACTCTCCCACCACCGTATAAACATTATTGCCTGAAACGGAGCCTCGCGGACGCCGGCCGGCGTCGCGTTCGCGACGGCCGCGGAACCAGTGGGATTTTTCGAGACCCCCTCCAGACGTGTAGAACACCCAATGCGATCTCCGAACCGAGATACGGTCTCCGAACGCGGTTGCGAACGGTCCGCCGGCCTCTCGCGTCGTCGGTTACTCGGCGCGAGCGCGGGCGCCGCAGCGGCAGGGCTGGCCGGCTGCGTCGGCGTCGACCTGCCGACCACGCTGGGTGGACGCTTCGATGGCACCGAGGACGTGTCGCTGTTCCAGAACGGGCTCCGTCGCCTCGGCTACTACCCCGACGAAACCGTCCCGGAGTCGGTGAGCGTCAACTGGTCGTTCCCGATCAACGCCGCCGACCACACGGCCGCCAAGTCCAGTCCCGTGCCGACGCCCGACGGCGAGACGATGGTCTTCGGCGGCGACACCGGCAAGGTGTGCGCCTACGCGCCCTCGGGCGACCTCCGATGGGCGACGCAGACGGACGCGACCGAAAAGGGCTTTCACGGGTCGGCGGCGATCGTCGGCGACGTCGCCTTCATCGGCGGTTACGACGGCGATCTCTACGCGCTGGATACCGAGAGCGGAGACATCGTCTGGCGAACGCGCTCGGAGGACGGCGATCTGGATGGACCGCTCGCAATCGGCTCGAGTCCCGCCTACCACGACGGCTCCCTCTACCTCATCTCCGAGTACGCCCCGCCCTCCTCCGGCGCGCTCTGGGAGATCGACCCCGAGACCGGCGACCCGACGTGGAGCGATGACCGCATCTGGGGGCAGGCCCACCCCTCGCCGACGATCGATCTCGAGGCGGGACGGATTCTCGCCGGGTCGAACGACGGCGTCGTCTACTGCTGGGAGTATCCCTCCCTCGAGTTCGCGTGGTCGTTCCGGGCCGACGCCGACGGCGAGGAACAGGCGGGCGGCGCCTTCCGCAAGGGCGCCCAGATCAAGGGCACGGTGGCAGCCCACGACGGCTACGGCTACGTCGGCAGCTGGGACGGGAACTTCTATTGTCTCGACCTCGAGGACGGCTCGGAGGAGTGGTCGTTCGAGACGGGCGAGGTGATCATGTCGAACCCGGCGGTCGATACCGACGCGGACGTCGTCTACATGGGAAGCGACGACGGCTACGTCTACGCGCTCGATCCGACCTCGGGCGAGGAGCTGTGGTCGACGGACGTCGGCGGCCGCGTCATCGGCGCGCTGACGGTCACCGCGGAGACGGTGCTGGTCGGCTCCTACGATTCCCACCTGTATGCCCTCGACAAGGAGACGGGTGATCGCCGGTGGCGGGTTCGGAACCGGGGTCGAGTCACCAGCGCGGCGGTCCCCGTCGACGGGCGGATCTACTACGCGGAGCGGGCCGTCTTCTCGAACTACTACGACGACGACGAGGAGACGGTCCTCGAGGAGCCGGGACACGGGTACTGCCTGGTCGGCGACGAGTAGCCCCCTCAGCCGACGAGTAGCGCCGACACGGGCAGGCGACGGCAGTCGCGACCGCGCGATCCGCCGGGCGGGTTCCGGACGGGGCCCTAACGTTGCATATAAATATACGCCGAGACTGGATGCGAGTATGCAAAACCAGGGACGCTCCACGCGCAAGCGAACCGGTGGCCGACTGAAGAACGTCCGCAAGCGCCGAAAGAACGAGCTCGGACGCCTGCCGACGGAGACGCAGGTCGGCGAGCCCCGATACCGAACCGTCGACGTCCGCGGCAACGGGACGAAGACCCGCGCGCTCGCGACCGACGTCGCCAGCGTCAACAAGGGCGGCGAGACCGTCTCCGCCGAGATCGAGGACGTCGTCGAGAACGACGCCAACCCCAACTACGTCCGCCGAAACATCATCACGAAAGGCGCCGTCATCGAGACCTCGGAAGGCCGCGCCCGCGTCACCTCCCGTCCCGGTCAGACCGGTCAGGTCAACGCCGTTCTGCTCGACTAAACTGCGACCGTCTCGCTTCGTCTTCGCTCGAAGGCGACGCTCAGTGCTCTCGAGCGACAGCTATCTTTGAGCAGTCGCGCAGCTCCGCTCGAACTCCCGTGAGCGGGCGCGTCAGATGTCCCCGATCTCGGCGTTCCAGACCGGCGTCTTCGGCGCCTCGAGTCGCTCGAGTTCCTCGTCGGACAGGTCGATCTCGAGCGCACCGACGTTTTCCTCGAGGTGATCGATCGTCCGCGGCCCGACGATGGGCGCGTCGACGAGATCCTTGTGCAACAACCAGGCGAGCGACAACTGCGTCGGCGAGACGTCCTTCTCCTCAGCAAGCTCCCGGACGATCTCGAGCACGTCCCAGTTCTCCTCGGTGAACCGCT comes from Haloterrigena salifodinae and encodes:
- a CDS encoding glycosyl hydrolase family 28-related protein, which translates into the protein MSDRTPRLGLGTFEEGDAWDHTDTVEAVDRHAIVRGPIADRPDEGEYDDELYHATDQEITWRWDASSEDWTYFGGKGCSEQPVPGTSHFEAAQFVHARTEETPVWNVEAHGIEGDGETEVGAAVHDLLADVEDAGGGIVYFPPGRYLFERTPLIGDDTILLGAGRSTVLEGTRPDDEDGRALLSNRGYDAVDFDGASNWGICNVRIDSPATNGIMPAHAENVRLERIYGDRIYYHHIDVVSSKNVGIDGYWATRGGEADSDAPIQFDNQTTEIASNSVWNGGEELLAGSDGTPTRNCTLENFEIDPENGPEYGVHIHRNGNESITISNGYITGCLYSAIRGDTGDEIEDLTIDSVSCIENARGISLGHVKGGRRELTVTNVTIRTDNRGLAAGSGLYAAGFDGAEISNTVVDGEFTNAILFDDMDDLKLSAVTATGARDQAFRFRADVDATLTTARAADCGDAGVYSGAGSSVAYGGVTFEDVGTETDSDSDGAFREWNAS
- a CDS encoding outer membrane protein assembly factor BamB family protein encodes the protein MRSPNRDTVSERGCERSAGLSRRRLLGASAGAAAAGLAGCVGVDLPTTLGGRFDGTEDVSLFQNGLRRLGYYPDETVPESVSVNWSFPINAADHTAAKSSPVPTPDGETMVFGGDTGKVCAYAPSGDLRWATQTDATEKGFHGSAAIVGDVAFIGGYDGDLYALDTESGDIVWRTRSEDGDLDGPLAIGSSPAYHDGSLYLISEYAPPSSGALWEIDPETGDPTWSDDRIWGQAHPSPTIDLEAGRILAGSNDGVVYCWEYPSLEFAWSFRADADGEEQAGGAFRKGAQIKGTVAAHDGYGYVGSWDGNFYCLDLEDGSEEWSFETGEVIMSNPAVDTDADVVYMGSDDGYVYALDPTSGEELWSTDVGGRVIGALTVTAETVLVGSYDSHLYALDKETGDRRWRVRNRGRVTSAAVPVDGRIYYAERAVFSNYYDDDEETVLEEPGHGYCLVGDE
- a CDS encoding 30S ribosomal protein S8e — encoded protein: MQNQGRSTRKRTGGRLKNVRKRRKNELGRLPTETQVGEPRYRTVDVRGNGTKTRALATDVASVNKGGETVSAEIEDVVENDANPNYVRRNIITKGAVIETSEGRARVTSRPGQTGQVNAVLLD